CCGGACAAATTACTGCACCCGGAGGACAGATAACCATAGCAGGCGTTGAAACTCAAAACTTAGTCCGCATCAGCGCACCGGGGAACGTACTGAATTTAGAAATACAACCAATAGCAACAAGCACCACTGCGCCGAATAATTGGACATCAGCGATCGCAAGTTTGCCACAATTGCTCACTGGTAGCGGCGATATTGGCAACGCAACAAAAATGAAAGTCACCCCTGACGGGAATGTTGTGTTGAGCGGTTCTGGATTAAGCGTACCAAAAGGTGACGGTATAGCGATCGCCAGCGGTACTATCGATGCATCCCACACAACACCAGGTAAGACAGGAGGAAGCGTTGGGGTAGTGGGAGAGAAAGTAGCTATCGACGCGGCTGCAATTAGTGCAACTGGAAGTATTGGCGGGGGGACTATATTAATTGGTGGAGAGTATCAAGGTAAAGGTACAGTACCCACAGCATCGCGCACGTATGTTAGTAAAGATTCAGCCTTAGTTGCAGATGCAGTTGCTAGTGGGAATGGGGGGAAAGTAATAGTTTGGGCGGATGAAGTTACGGGATTTTATGGAAATATTAGCGCCAAAGGTGGAAATGGTGCGGGTGATGGGGGATTTGTAGAAGTATCGGGTAAAGATAAATTAGCATTTCACGGGCAAGTAGATACAAGTGCGGCTAACGGGAAATTAGGGACGCTGCTGCTAGATCCGAAAAACGTCACAATTGTCGCTACAGGTGGTGCGGACGATAACCAACTTGATGCGAATATTCCTAATCCGAACAATCTACCGGGGTTGATTTTGTCTGGCGATGGGGGTGCAGTAGATTTTACCCTCTCGAAGCCAAAAGTAGAAAGTCAAGCGGGTAATGTGGTTATCGAGGCGACTAACGATATCACTATTGCTCCGGGTGTGTCGCTGAATTTTGGGGGTCCGGGTGGGTCGTCGCTTTCGTCGATTGAGTTTAAAGCGGATGCTGATGGGGATTTTGCTGGCTCTTTTTCGATGGATACAACGCAATCGATAGTAACTGACGCGAGTCCCGTAAAGATATCGGGAGCAAGTGTCACGGTTGGAAGCATAAATACTGGATTTTATGGTGGCGTGGGCGCTGCAATTACCCTGAATGCTACCAATGGCAACATCACAGCAGGCAATCTCAGCTCTAGCTCAACTAACTCTGGTGCCAAGGGGGGAGACATCACCCTAAGTGCTACTGGCAACATCACAGCGGGCAATCTAAACTCATTTTCTGCGACTACCAACGATTCTAATGGTGCGAATGGGGGAGCGATCGCGTTAAATGCTGCTAATGGCATAATTACAACGGGCGCAATAAATTCTTACTCTAGCGCCAGCAATAACAGTAGTGGAAATGGGGGAGCGATCGCGCTAAGCGCTAAGAATGGTATTACCATCCAAGGCAACCTAAACTCGCGCGCTGAGGGTTATGGCTTTGCGGGTTCTGGGGGAGAGATTAAACTCATTACCAGCAACGGTAGCATCACCGCGGGCGATTTAACTTCTTCCTCTTCTGCTAGTAATAGTTATTTTGGTGACTCTTCTAGTAGTACGGGTGGAAATATTTTCACTACTAGCAATGGCAGTATCACGGCGGGTTCTATAGACTCTTCTTCTTCTAGTGTTTCTACCAGTAATTCGGGTAATGCTACATCAAAAAATGGTGGCTATATCAGCATCCAGACCATCGATAGTAGCATCACCACAGCTTCTTTAAACTCCTCTTCCTCCTCTTCTGCTAGTGGTATAGGTGTTTCTTCTTCTTCTGGGGATGGAGGAGCGATCACTTTGGTTGGCGCGACTAAAATCACCATCAATGGCGATATATCCTCCTACTCTTTGGGGGGTGATGGTAATGGGGGAGCGATCGATCTGCTTGCTGCCGATGACATCACCATTACAACAGGCGGCGCAATACCAGGTATATACTCATACTCATCTGGCGGTACTGGCAAGGGAGGCCCGATTGGTGTTACTGGCAAAAACATTACCATTACCGCAGAACTCATTACCGCAACGGGGCAGATAGGTAGCGGGAATATTTACCTGACTGGTGACGAAATTAACTTTACAGGCGCTACTAGCATTGAAGGCAGTGGCACGCTTGGGCTTCAGCCTTTCACACCCAGCCAAGATATTAACATTGCTGGAACTGATAGCGGCAGCACCGCCATACTCGATCTAACAAAGACAGAACTTGACTATTTCCAACCAGGCTTTACTTCCATCACCATTGGCAGGCAAGACGGGACAGGCATCATTACCCTCAATCCCTACAACAACTTCAACGTTCAGGTCATCATTGTGGGTGGCTCAACCCTAGTTGGCCCCAACCAGGATACCACCTGGAACATCACTAGCAAAGATGAGGGCAACATCACCGGCTTCCCCAAGGGCTTAACCTACTACTCAATTGAAAACCTGACTGGCGGTACGCTCAACGACACATTCATCTTCACCTTCACCCCAAATATCAGTGGCAAAATCGACGGCGGGGTTGGCTTTGACATACTAAATTATTCCGCGCATACCACCCCCGTCACAGTTAATCTGGCGACAGGTGCGGTCAATATTGAAAGCGTAATTGGCACTCAATACAGCGACACTATAATTGGCGCGAATACAAACAACAACTGGAACATTACAGGAAGCAATGCCGGGAATGTAAACGGAACGCTAAACTTCTCCTCCTTCGAGAACCTGACTGGCGGTACGCTCAACGATACATTCACATTCAGCGCCGCTGCTTCCATCAGCGGCAAAATAGACGGCGCTACCGGCTTCGACACTTTAGACTACTCCGCTATCAACACCCCAGTCACAGTAAATCTAGCAACAGGTGTCCTAAACAATATTGAAAGTGTAATTGGCACTCAATACAGCGACACTCTAATTGGCGCGAATACAAACAACAACTGGAACATTACAGGAATCAATGCTGGCAATGTCAACGGAACGCTAAACTTCTCCTCCTTCGAGAACCTAATCGGCGGCACGCTCAACGATACATTCACATTCAGCAGCGGCGCGATCGCCAACATGGTAGTAGATGCCAGTTTAGGGAACGATGCAATTATAGTTAACGGCCCGACAACTCTAACTGGTAATGTCTCCCTCAGCACTGGCTCGGATGGAGGCGACATCAACTTTAAGAATACCCTTGATGGCAGTGGCTCTCTGAAGCTAGCCGCAGGTACAGGTAATATCAACTTTGGTGGTGCAGTTGGTAGCAACGCTAGACTCGGAGAGCTAATAATAGAGAGCGCTGGCAATGTTACAACCGGATCTATTACTGCTAGCAGCATCGCCCAAAAAGCAGGAACAGGAACCACTACTTTCAACGGAACTCTCAATACCAATGCACCAGGCGGAATTAACCTCAATGGTACTAATTTTGCTTTAAATGGCTCAGCTATTGCTCCTAATCTTACAGTTCAAGCCACCAACAACATTACTACTAGCAACATCACAGCGAATGGAGGAATTAATCTGCGTAGTAGTGGTGGTGATATTAACACGAGCGCAGGCAAACTAGACTCTAGTTCTAAAAATGGAAATGGAGGCGCGATCGCACTTGCTGCCAAAAATAACGTCATTGCAGGTAATATCGACTCTCATTCAGACAATGGTAAGGGTGGAAAAATTGAACTACAAAGTCAAACAGGAGTCGTCGAAAGCGGCAATCTAACATCAACAGGAACCGCAGCAGGTGGTGATATTGTTGTTAAAGCGAAAGTTAGTATTAACGCTGGACAGCTAGACGCTAGTTCTAGAGATGGAGATGCTGGCAACGTCTTCCTAGATCCCGACAATGATATTGATGTTAAGTTTATAAATGCCCAAGGCGGAACGGCGGGTAAGGGGGGAAATGTTGATATTATTACCCAGCGATTCTTCAGAGCCAGAGAGACTTTTACCAATGGAAATTGTGTAAATGCAAGTATTTGCACGTCTGGCGGAATAGGCGCGGGTTCAATAAGAATAAGTCACGGAGGTAGCAAGATTACACCCTTTAAAGTGGGAGATGCCAGTATAAACGGAACCTTGGGTGTTATTAGCAGTGGAAATAATGCGATCGCATTACAACAATCGTTTTTAAGCAGCTATACGCAGGGCAATATTCAGATCCTTACGGATTACTCACCAACACCGCAACTGAATCAAATTGTCACATCTTTTATTCAGCACAATCAATCCCCACAAACAGAGGCACAGACATCTACTCCCGGAGTGACAATCGATCGGGTTGCTGGCGGTTCTACCTCGGTTGAAGCAACTTTGGCTGCTGTTGAAGGTAACTTCACAAACGAGTTTACACAATATCTGGGTTTAACTACTCAGAACGTATCTTCTGGGGGAACTCAAGATAGCCAAAATTCAACTCAAGCTAATAATTCTGGAGGAGAGTCTGGGCAATCTAAAAATAGTGCCGAAGCAACATTGAATGATGCTGTTAATACATTGCGTAAAGCAGAATCATCAACAGGCATTAAACCCGCGCTGATTTATATAGTTTTTCAACCAGAAACAATTAATCAGCCAAGTTCAACAACCACACCGCAAGCAACAGTAGAAAAGAAAAAATTCCTTTCTACCCTTGAAGAACAACCTTTATGGCAGTTCAATTCACAAAATCTTCCCGTAACTAACCAATACCTAGCTCAAGCTCAAACTCCAAACGCTCCCAAGCCGCAACCAAACGACAAACTGCAACTCATCCTAGTAACAGCATCCGGAAAACCAATTCTCAAAACCATTCCCGGAGCAACGCGCGAACAGGTGATGGCAATGGCAAATAAATTGCGGAGTACAATTACCAAGCGCGACGAGAACAATACTAGCTATTTAAAACCTGCCGAACAACTTTATAAATGGACTGTTGGCAATCTAGAAACAGAGCTAAAAGATAGAAAAATCGGCAACCTAGTATTTGTCTTAGATTCCGGATTGCGATCGCTACCGATGGCTGCTCTCCACGATGGTAAAGGTTTTCTCATCGAACGCTACAGTATCGGCCTCATGCCCAGTCTTAGCTTAGTCGATACTCGTTATGTTGACATCAAGCAAGCTCAAGTTTTAGGAATGGGTGCGTCTAAATTTAACGACGCTGGCCAAAACCCCTTACCCGCAGCACAAGAAGAAGTATCTCTTGTCACCAGTCAATTGTGGAAGGGTAAATCTTTTATGAACGAAGATTTTACTTTAGCTAGGCTGAAATCAGAACGCTCTTCAACCCCATTTGGCATTATTCACCTAGCAACGCATGGCGAATTTAAAGCTGGTAAACCGGGTAACTCTTACATCCAATTGTGGGATAAGAAGTTAGGACTAGATGAAATGCGACAGCTAGGTTGGAATAACCCGCCAGTGCAGTTATTAGTGCTGAGTGCTTGTCGTACAGCATTGGGAGATGCGGAAGCAGAGTTGGGATTTGCCGGGTTAGCCGTCCAAGCGGGCGTTCAAACAGCAGTGGCCAGTCTTTGGTACGTCAGCGATGAAGGTAGTTTGGGTTTGATGACTGATTTTTATCGCCAACTGAAGAAGTCGCCTACTAAAGCTGAGGCGTTGAGACGTGCCCAACTTGCTTTGCTTAAAGGAGAAGTACGATTGGAGGGGGGAAAATTACATGGTAGTGGAGAGAATTTTTCTTTGCCCCCAGAACTTGTACAGTTGGGAGATAAAAATCTATCCCATCCTTATTATTGGGCAGCTTTTACGATGATTGGCAGTCCTTGGTAGCTCTTGATATTGTGCGATAGGGAAGCGTTTCCCTATCGCGCTTTTAACCCTAGCTTAGGCAACGCGATCGTTGCCTTTAAAAGTGTAATGAAACTTTATTTAATCTCCGGCTTGATAATTGCGTAAATGTACGAAAGTAAAGCATTCTAGCTTTGGGCGATCGCGTTAAGTTATTCAATAAAATCTCGGTTGCTCAAGTAGATGAGTTATGCTAGGTTTAACATTATTTTTTATCCCTAAAACCAGTAGGATTAAGGGAAATTAATAAATCTCCCCAAAGTATTTAAGCTCAATCATCTACCATCCCATCTAACATCTATTTTTTGCCTAGACAGACGCATTAGTAAAAGCGGATGAATGCAGGGTGTAAAACGAAATAGCTCAAAGAATATATTTCTGTTTACGTGCTTTCGAGTGAAGGGGTTGAACCCCGCCAGCGTAGAACTATTCCAAGCCATAGGATTGAGGTTATGGATTCCCGAACAAGCATTGCCAAAACGCCATCGACAGATGCAGCAGCACCCGCACCAAAAAGCTTATTCGGGCAAAGTGCTTTTGAATCGTCGCAAGTCGAAGAACGGGAAGTCGGACCAATGGCCTCTAGACCATTTGCCTCCCCGACTGCGCCACCTATTGAGCCGCCGCCACCAAATTTACAAGCAAGGTATGACGGGGCTTCGCGTTTTGGTCATAACTTCGGCAATATAGCAGTAAGTTCGCCAGGGGCAGCATATCCAGAAACACCAGTAGGAATTCAGGCGAAACTTGCAGTCGGGAAGCCAGGAGATCGGTACGAAGTTGAAGCAGATGCTATGGCTGATAAGGTTATGGCTATGCAAGATCCCGCTGGTGGAGAAAGTGTGTTAGGTGGGAAAGAGTCACCTCAGCCGCTACAAAGAAATCCGATAGCTCATGCGATCTCTCAACATATTCAACGTCATACAGCGAATACAGCGATCGCGAGCCAAACTTTGGGGGGTATGCAGCATAACCAGGAACCAGGGTTGTTGCAAAGAGCGCCCATACATCCTTTTTTTGCTGCTGCAAATCAACAGACGCCACAAAATTTACAGCTGAAGCGCCAGGTTTTGCAGCCAGTTCAGTTGCTAACTGATGCACCCGATGAGACAGAGGATACTTTAGTTAATCGAAATAGTGAAGAAGAAGAGTCAGAAGTATCGCTCCAAAGAAAGGAGGAAGCTACTCAAGGACAAGGAGATGTAGAAGCTGAATCGTTGTCGCAAGAGCTTGATGCTTCTTCTTTGGTGCAAAGGGCGCCAGTTGCAGGCGCTAAGAATACAGGTGGCGATATTGAAGGTCAGCTAAATAATAGTAAGGGCGGGGGTAGTGCGTTAGGGGAAGAAGTGCGCGACTTTATGGAGCCGCGCTTTGGGAATGATTTTAGCGATGTACGCATCCACACGGGCGGTGATGCGGTGCAGATGAATAAGGATTTGCACGCGCAGGCTTTTGCTCACGGTAAGGATATTTATTTTAATCAGGGTAAGTATAATCCGGGGAGTGATGATGGTAAGCGCCTGCTGGCCCATGAGTTAACCCATGTGGTGCAACAGACTGGTGCGGTGCAGCCTAAGTCTGGCATAGGGTTGGCGGCGAAGGAAAACAAGGTACAGCTCAAAGCAAGCTCTACCCCTTCAAATTATGCGCTAGAGGCAATTCAGCTAAAGGGGAATCCCCATGAGCAAGCTGGCGGAGAAAAGACAGTACAGCCAGCAGAACCAGCAGCGGCGGCTTCCCCAGCTTCCCCAGCAGGAGAAAAGGGAGCGCAGGGTAAGGCTCCGACGGCTGAGGGTGGTGGTGTAGCAAAGGCTAACAAGGGAGAAGGTGGCGGTACAACACCAGCTAAGGGAGGTGCTAGCAAAGGAGAGGGTGGCGGCGCAACACTAGCTAAGGGAGGTGCTGAAAAGGCAGAGAGCAACTTAGCTAGTGTTGCGCCAACGGCAAAAGGCGGTACTCAGCAAGCAGCTTCAGGTGGCGGATCTAGCAGCGCTTCAGGGGGTGGTGGTGCGAAGTCTGCTCAAGACGATCCGGCATTTCAGGCTGTGGTCAACAAGACAAAAAAAGTAGCGTCTTCGGAGAAAAAACACGAGCCAGCGGCGGCGAAGTCTAAGCAAGCGCAAGCTGCTGCTGAACCTCCCAGCAATGAGGTAGAGAGTAAGGCGCAGGATAAGCAGGTGGCTGAAATGAACCAGCAGCAGCCAGGAACATTCAATGCTGCTACGTTTAAAGCGGCGCTGATGCAAAAAATTGCTGCTGTTACTCCCCAAACTCTGGAAGAAGCCGACAACTTCAAAAACAACAATAAAATCGATTCGGTAAAAGGTGAATTGTCATCTTCGGTGACAGACGAGAAGAAGCAAGCTTCTGGCCCCATTGAAGAGAAAACGAAGGAACAGCCGGATGCTAGCGGTATTAAGCCTAAACCAGTCACGCCACTAACGCCCGAAAAGGCGGGTAGCCCACCGTCTAATATTGGCGCAGAAAAGGCTGCACCCAAGCCTAAGTCTGCATCTGAGGTATCTTTGCAAGAGGGTAGTAAATCCCTCGACCAGCAGATGAGTGAGGCTAATGTCAGCGAAGAGCAACTGGCTTCTTCAAACGAGCCTCAATTCAAGTCAGCACTAACAGCTAAGAAGACAGCCCAAACTGACGCGAAGACCGCGCCGCAAGGCTATCGCCAGCAGGAGCAGGGGATACTGAAGCAGGCGCAAGCGGAGGCTCAGACAACGGCACAAACGCAGTTGCAGGGGATGCATGGCGATCGCGAACAGTTGTTAGCTGGTGTAGTCGGTCTTCAGGGGGAAGCTAAGGGGCAGGACGAGCAAAAACGGACTGACGTTGCTAACCACCTTGGGTCAATCTATAACGCTACCAAGCAGAAGGTCGAAACTACTCTCAGTCAGCTAGATGGAGAGGTCAATAAGCAGTTTGACCAGGGTGCTGCTACTGCCAAGACGCAATTTGAGAATTACGTTGACCAGCGGATGAAGCGCTACAAGGATGAGCGCTACAGTGGTGCAACGGGTTTCTTGAAATGGGGTAAGGACAAATTATTTGGTATGCCTGATGCGGTGAACGTCTTCTACGAAGAAGGTCGGGATATCTACCTCGCCAGCATGGGCAAAGCTATCGACAATATTGCTAGTTTTGTTGCGAGGACGCTGAATACAGCTAAAGCGGAGATTGCTAAGGGTAAGCAGGAAATTCAGAAGTACGTTGCTGGCTTAGACCCATCTCTGCGGCAAGTTGGGCAAGAAGCGGCGCAGGAAATTGGAAGTAAGTTTGATGAACTAGAACAGAATGTCGATAACAAGCAGAATGAGTTAATTGACACTCTGGCGCAGAAGTACAACGAGAACCTCCAGCAGATAGATTCCCGCATTGATGAAATGAAGGCGGCTAATCGCGGTTTGGTGAACAAGGCTCTTGACGCTGTGGGTGGGGTAATTAAGACCATCCTGGAACTGAAAAACCTGCTGATGGGCGTGTTGGCTAAAGCGGCGGGTGCGATCGCGAACATTATCAAAGACCCGATTGGTTTCTTGGGGAATCTTGTTTCTGGGCTGAAGCAAGGCTTCCAGAACTTCATGGGTAATATCCTGGAGCATCTCAAGAAGGGTATGCTGGGCTGGCTGACTGGCGCTATGGCAGGGGCGGGCATTACTATGCCAGAAAGCTTAGACATGAAGGGCATATTTAGCCTGGTGACGCAGGTTCTGGGTACGGTGTATGAGAATATCCGCCCACGAGCTGTGAAGAGAATGGGAGAGAAGGCCGTCAACTTCTTGGAATCAAACTTCGAGATGTTCGTAATCTTGAAGAACGAAGGAATTGCGGGCCTGTGGCAGTCCATTCAGGATCAGGTTGGCGACCTGAAGGTGATGGTGATTGATAACATCCAGAACTTTGTTGTGGATGGGATTATCAAGGGTGGGGTGATGTGGGTTCTGAGTTTGTTGAACCCGGCTAGTGCGTTTGTTAAGGCGTGTAAGGCGATTTATGACATCATCATGTTCTTCATTGAGCGCGGTAGTCAGAT
This DNA window, taken from Microcoleus sp. FACHB-831, encodes the following:
- a CDS encoding CHAT domain-containing protein; protein product: GQITAPGGQITIAGVETQNLVRISAPGNVLNLEIQPIATSTTAPNNWTSAIASLPQLLTGSGDIGNATKMKVTPDGNVVLSGSGLSVPKGDGIAIASGTIDASHTTPGKTGGSVGVVGEKVAIDAAAISATGSIGGGTILIGGEYQGKGTVPTASRTYVSKDSALVADAVASGNGGKVIVWADEVTGFYGNISAKGGNGAGDGGFVEVSGKDKLAFHGQVDTSAANGKLGTLLLDPKNVTIVATGGADDNQLDANIPNPNNLPGLILSGDGGAVDFTLSKPKVESQAGNVVIEATNDITIAPGVSLNFGGPGGSSLSSIEFKADADGDFAGSFSMDTTQSIVTDASPVKISGASVTVGSINTGFYGGVGAAITLNATNGNITAGNLSSSSTNSGAKGGDITLSATGNITAGNLNSFSATTNDSNGANGGAIALNAANGIITTGAINSYSSASNNSSGNGGAIALSAKNGITIQGNLNSRAEGYGFAGSGGEIKLITSNGSITAGDLTSSSSASNSYFGDSSSSTGGNIFTTSNGSITAGSIDSSSSSVSTSNSGNATSKNGGYISIQTIDSSITTASLNSSSSSSASGIGVSSSSGDGGAITLVGATKITINGDISSYSLGGDGNGGAIDLLAADDITITTGGAIPGIYSYSSGGTGKGGPIGVTGKNITITAELITATGQIGSGNIYLTGDEINFTGATSIEGSGTLGLQPFTPSQDINIAGTDSGSTAILDLTKTELDYFQPGFTSITIGRQDGTGIITLNPYNNFNVQVIIVGGSTLVGPNQDTTWNITSKDEGNITGFPKGLTYYSIENLTGGTLNDTFIFTFTPNISGKIDGGVGFDILNYSAHTTPVTVNLATGAVNIESVIGTQYSDTIIGANTNNNWNITGSNAGNVNGTLNFSSFENLTGGTLNDTFTFSAAASISGKIDGATGFDTLDYSAINTPVTVNLATGVLNNIESVIGTQYSDTLIGANTNNNWNITGINAGNVNGTLNFSSFENLIGGTLNDTFTFSSGAIANMVVDASLGNDAIIVNGPTTLTGNVSLSTGSDGGDINFKNTLDGSGSLKLAAGTGNINFGGAVGSNARLGELIIESAGNVTTGSITASSIAQKAGTGTTTFNGTLNTNAPGGINLNGTNFALNGSAIAPNLTVQATNNITTSNITANGGINLRSSGGDINTSAGKLDSSSKNGNGGAIALAAKNNVIAGNIDSHSDNGKGGKIELQSQTGVVESGNLTSTGTAAGGDIVVKAKVSINAGQLDASSRDGDAGNVFLDPDNDIDVKFINAQGGTAGKGGNVDIITQRFFRARETFTNGNCVNASICTSGGIGAGSIRISHGGSKITPFKVGDASINGTLGVISSGNNAIALQQSFLSSYTQGNIQILTDYSPTPQLNQIVTSFIQHNQSPQTEAQTSTPGVTIDRVAGGSTSVEATLAAVEGNFTNEFTQYLGLTTQNVSSGGTQDSQNSTQANNSGGESGQSKNSAEATLNDAVNTLRKAESSTGIKPALIYIVFQPETINQPSSTTTPQATVEKKKFLSTLEEQPLWQFNSQNLPVTNQYLAQAQTPNAPKPQPNDKLQLILVTASGKPILKTIPGATREQVMAMANKLRSTITKRDENNTSYLKPAEQLYKWTVGNLETELKDRKIGNLVFVLDSGLRSLPMAALHDGKGFLIERYSIGLMPSLSLVDTRYVDIKQAQVLGMGASKFNDAGQNPLPAAQEEVSLVTSQLWKGKSFMNEDFTLARLKSERSSTPFGIIHLATHGEFKAGKPGNSYIQLWDKKLGLDEMRQLGWNNPPVQLLVLSACRTALGDAEAELGFAGLAVQAGVQTAVASLWYVSDEGSLGLMTDFYRQLKKSPTKAEALRRAQLALLKGEVRLEGGKLHGSGENFSLPPELVQLGDKNLSHPYYWAAFTMIGSPW
- a CDS encoding DUF4157 domain-containing protein; its protein translation is MDSRTSIAKTPSTDAAAPAPKSLFGQSAFESSQVEEREVGPMASRPFASPTAPPIEPPPPNLQARYDGASRFGHNFGNIAVSSPGAAYPETPVGIQAKLAVGKPGDRYEVEADAMADKVMAMQDPAGGESVLGGKESPQPLQRNPIAHAISQHIQRHTANTAIASQTLGGMQHNQEPGLLQRAPIHPFFAAANQQTPQNLQLKRQVLQPVQLLTDAPDETEDTLVNRNSEEEESEVSLQRKEEATQGQGDVEAESLSQELDASSLVQRAPVAGAKNTGGDIEGQLNNSKGGGSALGEEVRDFMEPRFGNDFSDVRIHTGGDAVQMNKDLHAQAFAHGKDIYFNQGKYNPGSDDGKRLLAHELTHVVQQTGAVQPKSGIGLAAKENKVQLKASSTPSNYALEAIQLKGNPHEQAGGEKTVQPAEPAAAASPASPAGEKGAQGKAPTAEGGGVAKANKGEGGGTTPAKGGASKGEGGGATLAKGGAEKAESNLASVAPTAKGGTQQAASGGGSSSASGGGGAKSAQDDPAFQAVVNKTKKVASSEKKHEPAAAKSKQAQAAAEPPSNEVESKAQDKQVAEMNQQQPGTFNAATFKAALMQKIAAVTPQTLEEADNFKNNNKIDSVKGELSSSVTDEKKQASGPIEEKTKEQPDASGIKPKPVTPLTPEKAGSPPSNIGAEKAAPKPKSASEVSLQEGSKSLDQQMSEANVSEEQLASSNEPQFKSALTAKKTAQTDAKTAPQGYRQQEQGILKQAQAEAQTTAQTQLQGMHGDREQLLAGVVGLQGEAKGQDEQKRTDVANHLGSIYNATKQKVETTLSQLDGEVNKQFDQGAATAKTQFENYVDQRMKRYKDERYSGATGFLKWGKDKLFGMPDAVNVFYEEGRDIYLASMGKAIDNIASFVARTLNTAKAEIAKGKQEIQKYVAGLDPSLRQVGQEAAQEIGSKFDELEQNVDNKQNELIDTLAQKYNENLQQIDSRIDEMKAANRGLVNKALDAVGGVIKTILELKNLLMGVLAKAAGAIANIIKDPIGFLGNLVSGLKQGFQNFMGNILEHLKKGMLGWLTGAMAGAGITMPESLDMKGIFSLVTQVLGTVYENIRPRAVKRMGEKAVNFLESNFEMFVILKNEGIAGLWQSIQDQVGDLKVMVIDNIQNFVVDGIIKGGVMWVLSLLNPASAFVKACKAIYDIIMFFIERGSQIAELVNAVMESVTAIASGAVGGAAKLVENALSKALPVVISFMASLLGLGGISEKIQAIVQKVRGPIEKAIDWVIAQAVTFAKKIGGKLGFGKDKKGKDNKEDKSESEKKHAEMGNAAAQQLAKKPSQEMPYEEIRASKEKEAKMLEDKYNKELEKPVKMTITFKSQEEDKKDGDMDFHIHIGPNDYDDDVSLDLSESGKTDHAANWEEVQKVINKEVGVQLPEGYIYVYKREGKQLIRRLKVDDNLYQRLTVNTVDGKDIISLGKAKSNRISKSGELTKNLKEDEEARGDTNDYTGHQSHHLIPDAVVRDHPLTKAARERGEPPYNLDDATNGIRLPSKDQSRRNSPKLPPHKGSHPDWNKFTQKKLDSNLNFLIRNYGSLENVRGKILTDVVKKIERQLRAEIKSWRVME